From the genome of Thermoanaerobaculia bacterium:
GCCCGAGTCGATTCCGCGCGCGGCGAGGTTGGCGGCGTCGGTCGTGCAAGTGTACGGCTCGATCGCGACGACGGAGCGATCGGGAGGCGCGTAGAGCACCCACTCCCGGAACTCCGGGCCCGC
Proteins encoded in this window:
- a CDS encoding aldose 1-epimerase gives rise to the protein AGPEFREWVLYAPPDRSVVAIEPYTCTTDAANLAARGIDSGLIALPPGETWGSEVEFGLRAF